The Methylomonas sp. UP202 DNA window GCCTAGCGCCGACGTCATCGTCACCAATCCGACGCATTTCGCGGTGGCGCTGAAATACGATCCCAGCGGGGCCGGCGCGCCGATTTTGGTTGCGAAAGGGACGGACTTGATTGCCAGCCAAATCCGCGAATTGGCGCTGGCGGCCAAAGTGCCGCTGGTGGCAGCCCCAGCGCTCGCGCGCGCCTTGTACTACTCTACCGAACTGAACCAAGAGGTGCCGCGCGGCCTGTTTTTGGCGGTCGCGCAAGTGCTGGCCTACGTGTTTCAATTGCGGGCCTCCACTCAACAAGGCTGGGGACGGCCGACGCCGCCGACCGACGTATATGTCCCAGACGATTTCAAGCAATAACCGATTCCGATGGATTTCAGCAAAATTCTTGCTACGCTAAAGTCGCTGACCGGCCTGGGGCTGGGTGCGCCACTATTGATTGTCATGTTGTTGGCGCTGCTGATATTGCCGCTGCCGCCGTTTTTGCTGGATCTGTTCTTCACCTTTAACATCGCGTTTTCGCTGATTATCCTGCTGGTTGTCATTTATACGCTGAAACCGCTGGAATTCGCGTCGTTTCCGACCGTGATTCTGATCGCCACTTTGTTACGGCTGGCCTTGAACGTCGCATCGACTCGTGTGGTGTTGATCCGCGGTCACGAGGGTGGCGATGCGGCGGGCAAGGTCATCGAAGCCTTCGGTTCGTTCGTGATCGGCGGCAATTTCGCGGTCGGTATCGTCGTGTTCGTGATTTTGGTCGTCATCAATTTCGTCGTCGTGACCAAGGGTGCCGGCCGGGTCGCCGAGGTGAGCGCCCGCTTTACGTTGGATGCGATGCCCGGCAAACAAATGGCGATCGACGCCGATTTGAATTCGGGTTTGATCAATCAGGACGAGGCTCGCGCTCGCCGTGAGGAAGTCGCCGCCGAGGCGGATTTTTACGGGTCGATGGACGGTGCCAGCAAGTTCGTACGCGGCGACGCGGTCGCGGGCATCATCATCTTGTTCGTCAACATGATCGGCGGTTTGGCGATCGGCGTCGGCCAGCACGACATGAGCTTCGCCAACGCGGCCAATGTTTACGTATTGCTGACGATAGGCGACGGTTTGGTGGCGCAGATTCCGTCGTTGCTGTTGTCGGTGGCCTCGGCGATGGTGGTGACGCGGGTGCGCGGCTCCAAACAGGACATAGGCAAGCAGGTCACCTCGCAGTTGTTCGAGGACCCGCGTACCTTGCTGGTGACGGCGGCGGTGATGGGTTTGTTGGGCATTATCCCCGGCATGCCCAATCTGGTGTTCATACTGCTGGCCTTGTCCCTGGTGGGAGCCGCTTATTTGATCGATCGGCGCCGCAAGCTTGAGGAAGAAAAAGCGCTGGAAATGGAGCGGATGGTCTCGCCGCAGCAATTGGCCAAAACCGAAATCAAGGAGTTGGGTTGGGATGATGTGATGCCGGTCGATGCGATCGGTCTGGAAGTCGGTTATCGGTTGATTCCGTTGGTGGATCGCAACCAAGGCGGTCAATTGATGATGCGGATCAAGGGCGTGCGCAAGAAGCTGTCTCAGGAGCTGGGCTTTTTGATTCCGTCGGTGCATATTCGCGACAACTTGGATTTGTCGCCGACCGAATACCGGATTTCGTTGATGGGGGTGACGGTCGGCGAAGCCAGCATCATGCCGGAGAAAGAAATGGCGATCAATCCAGGGCGGGTGTTTGGCACGGTGCAAGGCACGGCCTGCAAGGACCCGGCGTTCGGTTTGGATGCGGTCTGGATCGATGCCGGCCAAAAGGATCAGGCGCAAACGCTGGGATACACTGTCGTCGATCCCAGCACCGTGGTCGCGACCCATTTAAGCCATATTCTGCAAAGCAACGCGCACGAACTGTTCGGGTACGAAGAAGCGCAGCAACTGCTCGACAATCTAAGCAAGTTGGCGCCGAAACTGGTCGAGGATTTGGTGCCTAAGACCCTGCCACTGGGAATCCTGGTTAAAGTGCTGCAAAACCTGCTGCAAGAGCGGGTGTCGATCCGCGATATGCGGACGATCGCCGAAACTTTGGCGGAGTACGGGGTCAAGAGTCAAGATCCGGACATCTTGACCTCGGCGGTCAGGGTGGCCTTGGGCCGGTCTATTGTCCATGAAATCAATGGTGCGCAGGCCGAGATCCCGGTGATTACGCTTGATCCTGGTTTGGAACAGATATTGCATAAGTCGTTGCAGACGGCGGGCGACGGCGGCGCGGGTTTGGAACCGGGCTTGGCCGAGCAAATGCACAGGTCGTTGGAGGAAAGTGCTCAGCACATGGAATTGGAAGGCCAGGTGCCGATACTGCTGGTGTCCTCCTTCATCAGGCCTTGGCTGGCGCGCTTCGTCCGTCATTCGATATCCGGCTTACATGTGCTGGCCTATAATGAAATTCCTCAAGATCGGCAGATCAGAGTGGTTTCCACGGTTGGGCAGCGTGCAAAATGAATTGAGGTTGCGCGATGAAAATTAAACGCTTTTTTGCGGCAGATATACGTCAGGCCATGCGTATGGTCAAAGAAGAGCTGGGAGCCGACGCGGTGATTATGTCGAACCGCTCAGTGGATGGTGGTGTCGAAATTGTGGCGGCCCGCGATTTTGATGAACAAGTCATTCATAAAAATCTGAAGCAGCGGGAACAAGAGAAACAGGCGGTCGCCGAACCCAAGAAGTTGGAGTTGCCGGATTTCGACGCTGAACAAAAGCCCGTCCACTTAGTCAGCAGCGCCAGAAAGCGCGGCGCCGAAAATTCGACACCAGTCAATCCGATCCGCCGCCATCTCGATCAATATATCGGCTACGCTGAAAAGCTGCAGGTTGCCAACGTTAATGCCCAAAAAATCGGCGAAAAACTGAAAGCCGCCGACAAACCAGCCGAGAAACCGGCTTGGGCGGGCGGTGACCCGAAAATCCGAACCGTCGCGGAAGCCAAGCCGGCCGCCCCCGCCAAACCAGCGGTCGCCGACCAGTTCATGGCCGAGATGCGTGGCGAGATGAAAGAGCTGAGGGCCATGCTGGATGCCAAATTGTCCGGTTTAGTCACGCAGTTGCCGCAATCGGCGGCGCCGGTTCGGCAAGCCTTGCAGGATCGGCTGATGGATAGCGGTTTTTCCCGGACGCTGGCCGGCAAGATCGCCAATCGATTGGGCAGTCACCAACAATTGGATACCGCCTTTGCTAAGTCGCGGGACATGTTGGCCGGCTTGCTGCCGATCGCCGACGACGATTTGCTGGAGCGCGGCGGTATCGCCGCCCTGGTCGGTTCCACCGGCGTCGGCAAGACCACGACGATCGCTAAACTGGCCGCCCAGTTTATTTTGAAACACGGTACCCGCCAGATCGCGCTGATTACCACCGACAACTTCCGAATCGGCGCCCACGAGCAGATCAACACCTATGGCCGTATTCTGGACGTGCCGGTGCGCGTCGCCAACGACGCCAACGAATTGCGGCGGCATATCGACAGTTTTTCAGACAAGCGTCTGATTTTGATCGATACCGCCGGCATGAGCCAGCGCGACATGCGCCTAGCCGAGCAACTGAAAACCCTCCAGCACGGCGATTTGCCGATACGCACGTATTTGGTGATGTCGGCGACAACCCAGTACAAATCGATGTTGGAAATTATCGAGGCGTTCCGGATACTGGAACCGCAAGCGACTATACTTACCAAATTGGATGAGGCGGTCAGTAAGGCGACGGCGTTGTCGGCGATAATCGAGCGACGCATGCCGTTATCGTTCGTCACCGACGGTCAGCAAGTGCCGGAAGATATATTTCTGCCCGATGCCGGTGCTTTGATCCGGCAATGTCTGGCCGACGCCGAAGAGGCGCCGGCGTACGAGGGCGAGAACCAAGACGACTGGATGGCGGAAAGCCATGCATAAGCCACTCGATCAGGCAGCCGGAATTAGACAAATGAGACAGATGAAACCAGTACGAGTAATCGCCGTGACTAGCGGCAAGGGCGGCGTCGGCAAAACCAACTTGTCCGTCAACATTGGTGTGGCCCTGGCCAAAATGGGACGGCGGGTGGCCATACTCGACGCCGACATGGGCTTGGCGAACGTCGATATTTTGTTGGGGATGTTTCCCGAATACAACCTGTCGCATGTTCTAAACGGCGAAAAGACGTTACGGGAAATCATGATGACAGGACCCGCCGGCCTGAAGATTATTCCGGCCTCGTCAGGTATACAGCGTATGTCCGATTTGTCGAATGTCGAGCAGGCCGGTGTGATTAGGGCTTTTAGCGACATCGACAAGGATCTCGATGTGCTGATCGTCGATACGGCGGCCGGTATTTCGTCGAGCGTGGTCAATTTCGCTCGTGCCTGCCAGGAAGTGATCGTGGTGGTCTGCGACGAACCGACTTCGTTGGCCGATGCGTATGCCTATATCAAGTTGTTGAACCGCGACTACGGCTTGAACAGTTTTCATATTGTCACGAATATGGTGCAGTCCGCCGAACACGGGCAGGCCCTATTTACCAAACTGAGCAAGGTTACCGATCGCTATCTGGACGTGGCGCTACAATTTGTCGGCGCGGTTCCGCAAGATGAATATCTGCGGAAATCGGTACAGAAGCAGCAGCCAGTCGTCGAAGCCTTTCCGCAGAGCAAGGCGGCCTTGG harbors:
- the flhA gene encoding flagellar biosynthesis protein FlhA encodes the protein MDFSKILATLKSLTGLGLGAPLLIVMLLALLILPLPPFLLDLFFTFNIAFSLIILLVVIYTLKPLEFASFPTVILIATLLRLALNVASTRVVLIRGHEGGDAAGKVIEAFGSFVIGGNFAVGIVVFVILVVINFVVVTKGAGRVAEVSARFTLDAMPGKQMAIDADLNSGLINQDEARARREEVAAEADFYGSMDGASKFVRGDAVAGIIILFVNMIGGLAIGVGQHDMSFANAANVYVLLTIGDGLVAQIPSLLLSVASAMVVTRVRGSKQDIGKQVTSQLFEDPRTLLVTAAVMGLLGIIPGMPNLVFILLALSLVGAAYLIDRRRKLEEEKALEMERMVSPQQLAKTEIKELGWDDVMPVDAIGLEVGYRLIPLVDRNQGGQLMMRIKGVRKKLSQELGFLIPSVHIRDNLDLSPTEYRISLMGVTVGEASIMPEKEMAINPGRVFGTVQGTACKDPAFGLDAVWIDAGQKDQAQTLGYTVVDPSTVVATHLSHILQSNAHELFGYEEAQQLLDNLSKLAPKLVEDLVPKTLPLGILVKVLQNLLQERVSIRDMRTIAETLAEYGVKSQDPDILTSAVRVALGRSIVHEINGAQAEIPVITLDPGLEQILHKSLQTAGDGGAGLEPGLAEQMHRSLEESAQHMELEGQVPILLVSSFIRPWLARFVRHSISGLHVLAYNEIPQDRQIRVVSTVGQRAK
- the flhF gene encoding flagellar biosynthesis protein FlhF, whose protein sequence is MKIKRFFAADIRQAMRMVKEELGADAVIMSNRSVDGGVEIVAARDFDEQVIHKNLKQREQEKQAVAEPKKLELPDFDAEQKPVHLVSSARKRGAENSTPVNPIRRHLDQYIGYAEKLQVANVNAQKIGEKLKAADKPAEKPAWAGGDPKIRTVAEAKPAAPAKPAVADQFMAEMRGEMKELRAMLDAKLSGLVTQLPQSAAPVRQALQDRLMDSGFSRTLAGKIANRLGSHQQLDTAFAKSRDMLAGLLPIADDDLLERGGIAALVGSTGVGKTTTIAKLAAQFILKHGTRQIALITTDNFRIGAHEQINTYGRILDVPVRVANDANELRRHIDSFSDKRLILIDTAGMSQRDMRLAEQLKTLQHGDLPIRTYLVMSATTQYKSMLEIIEAFRILEPQATILTKLDEAVSKATALSAIIERRMPLSFVTDGQQVPEDIFLPDAGALIRQCLADAEEAPAYEGENQDDWMAESHA
- a CDS encoding MinD/ParA family protein → MRQMKPVRVIAVTSGKGGVGKTNLSVNIGVALAKMGRRVAILDADMGLANVDILLGMFPEYNLSHVLNGEKTLREIMMTGPAGLKIIPASSGIQRMSDLSNVEQAGVIRAFSDIDKDLDVLIVDTAAGISSSVVNFARACQEVIVVVCDEPTSLADAYAYIKLLNRDYGLNSFHIVTNMVQSAEHGQALFTKLSKVTDRYLDVALQFVGAVPQDEYLRKSVQKQQPVVEAFPQSKAALAIKNLARKIDSWPIKPKAGGYLEFFVERMIQYSAKEDVA